The genomic region CACGGGCGTCACGCTGGCCTGGCATGCCCTCACGCTGGCCCTCGACGCGCCGCTGGCCCGGCAGCGCCAGGCCGTCCTCGCGCTGCTCCGACGCGCCTTGGGGCAGGGGATGGGCGTGCTGGCGATCCTGCCCCGGCTGCTGCTGACCGATGGCGTGCTTGCGCCATGGGCCGCGCGTATTCGCCTGCTCGACGGGCGCGATCTGTGGGCCAGCGCCGCGATCCCGTGGCATGCGCTGGAGCGCGACGTGCTCCAGGCCATCCTCCAGGCTGCCGGCGCGCGACAGCCGCTGCCCGATCCGCTCCCCGATCCGTTTGCCCACGTGCTGGCGCAGGTCGGCCTGGCCGATCTCGCGACCGAGGCGGTGCGGGGCTTAACCGCGCGACCGGGCGATGATCTGGCCGGCGTGCTGCTGGCCGGCGGCGGCGTCATCCTGGTGGACCAGGGCACGGGTGAAGGCGATCTGCTGGCCAACCTGGTGCTGGCGGCCTGCGCGGCGGCAGGCGACGGGGAGCGACCGCTGCTGATCATCCGTCCCGCGGCGCTCGCCATACCGGATGCACTGGGGACGCGCGCGATCCAACTCGTGCTGGGCGGGAACGCCGCCGCCCACGCCACGCTCCGCGCCGCCTCCGATGGCTGGCTGCTCACGTCGACCACGGGCGGGGCGGAGATCCGCTTAAGCGCCGATCTGACCGCCGAGCCGACGGGCCTCGACCTGGCGCTCCATACATCGCTGGTGACCACGCTCGACGGACCGGAGCACCACACGGCGGCAGCGCAGGATGATGCGGACGATTGGTATGCCGGTCCCCCGACCACGGTGGAGCCAACCGCCGCCCTCCTCTCTGACCAGGCGCCTGAGCTGCCGGACGCGATCGCCACGGAAGAACCTGATGGAGCGCGGGATGTGCCACGCGCCGCGCCGGTGATCCTGAGCTGGGATGAACCAACGCCAGCAACCGTGGTCCATGCCACGGCACGCACCACGAACGAGCAGGTGCCAGCCGTGATTGGAGATGACGTGCCAGATACTCTGGCGGCGCTGGCCGGAGATCCCTTCCTGGGACTGCCGCGTGATGCGGGGGAGACGACCGAGGACGACCTGACCGATCCAGCCGAACCCGCCCTCGTGGACGTGGTCGATGCTGTTCCGGCGCAGGAAACGGCGGCACCTGCTGACGCCGCCGTCGCGGCTGACGATGCGACGGTCCACCTGGCCGGTGCCACCCTGGACCTGCACGCCGTGCTGCTCACGCCGGGAGTCACCCTGCCGGACGAATCGACCTGGGATCTGCCGCTGGACGATCCGGCCGTCGATCTGCTGCTCGAAGCCGCGCCAGTGGGTGCCGCCGACACGGACGTGGAACCGGTGCTGACCGATCTCGCGTCGCTCGACGACTGGGATGTGGCCCTGCTTGATCCCAACGAGGTCCCCGGTGGCGCTGGCGATCTGACGCTCGATGATCTGCTGTTCGTCGAGGACGACGAGCCGATCGGGTTCGTTCTGCTGCTGGACACCCCACCTGGCGGCGACGATCCGCTCGCGCCGGATGCGACCCTGCTCGCGGCACTGCCCGCGCGCGACGAGCCACGGCCGGAACCCGCTCCGGATCGCCTCCTGGCAGGGGCGCGTGAGCTGTTCGGAGCGGCCCACCTGACGCTGGCCGACACGCAGACACGGGAGGGAGATCCGGCTCCCGACGATCTGCTGCTTGCCGCTGCGACCGATGACACCATGGGGCATGCGCTGCCGCTGGATGGTCTTACCCGGCAGGACGACGAGACGAGTGACGAGGCGCATCAGCCAGCGTCACGCCGCTCGGTGCTGGCGGCACGACCTCGGCGGCGCTGGATGCCGGGCACACCGGCGGCTCCCAGGCGCGAGCTGGAACCCGTGGCCGCAGCGCCGACCAGCGCGCTCGCCGACGTGGATCAGGAGTCCGAGCATGATGGGCCTGCCCTGCCGCTCCCAGCCGCGTCTGACCTGCCATCCCTCGGCATCAGCGTGGATGATCCCACCGATGCCGCTCCGCAGGTCATGTCCCCATCTCCTCCCGAAGACGAGTCTTCGATTATGGTTGTGACGAGCAGTGGCGAGGCCGATCCGCCATACAGCCCGGTGCTCGAACCCGTGTTCAGTCCGCTGCCTGCGCCTGATGCTGCGCCCCTGCCGATCCCCAGCGCGGGTGCAGTCGACGGGGCGGTCCTGATTGGTGGCGATGACTCAGGGCTCATGGACGACGCGGACGATTCCATCGCGCTCCGCAGTGGTGCACCGTTGTGGCTGGGCGACATCACCCTTGATGGAGAAGCGATCTGGACACGCTGGCGGAGTGGAATGGGCATCCCCGCCATCGTCCGCGATCTCGCGGCGCAGCATCCGCAGCTCGATCCACGGGCGCTGCGGATCGACGTCAAGGCCCTGATCGATCGACTGATTGCCGAGCGCCTGGCGCCGCAGCCGGTCCCCACCTCGACGCCTCCCAGGGCGCACGGACTCGGCGCGTCGCCGGATGGCGAAGACCCGCCGGCGCGGAATGATGCGCCGGACAGCGCGGGGCAGCCGGATGGTCAGCTGGTCGAAGCTGGGACGCAGGAGCCACAAGCGATCCGCGATGCAGCCGCTGGCAGGAACGGCGAACACGGCCTGCCCCGCGACGCCGTGGAGCACCCCGCGGCGGACGACCTCCCGGCGACCGTGGCTGCCGCTGCGGGGACGAGCGACGACGACCTGGTCCTCGTGGGCGATGGCTGCCTGCTCGCGCCGGAGGCACCAGCGGAAACCGTGCCGGGCTGGTCGGACGCGCGGATCTGGACGACCTGGCAGGCGGGCACGGGCATCCCGGCGCTGGTCCGCCAGATCGCCGCGTCCTGCCCCGAGCGCGATCCCGCGACGATCCGGCAGGCGGTTAAGGCCGGGATCGATCGCCACCTCGCCGAGCGGACGCGCCTGGGAGCAACCCAGGCGGCAGCAGGTGTGATCCTGCCATCGCTGTCGAGCGACGAGCCGTTCGGTCGCGCCCCGGTCCAGGCGGGTGCCCACGCGCAGACTCCTGACGGTATGGTCGCCGGGAGCAGCCGCCCGCCGAGCGGCGCGGCGACGACCGCGTTGTCGTCTGCCGCTGGCGGCATGGACGCGCCGGACGTGGCTCCGGAGGCAGCCTCGGCGTCCGGCTTAACGGCGCATGCGGATGACGATGCGATCTGGACCGCCTGGCAGGCCGATGTCCCGCTGCTCGCCCTGATGCGCGACCTGAGCGGCTTCGATCGGGGAGCGCAGGCCGAAGCCGCCCGCGAGCGGATCTATCAGGTCGTCGTGCCGCGGCTGGTCGCGGACGTCGACGCCTGGGACATCGTGGAGCGCGTGGTCGCGAACAAACGGCCGCTGCGCGCGCAGGAGGAACGCTACGACGCGTTGCTGCAGCGGATGAACCGCCAGCGCTATCCCGCCGGCGGCGCCGTGCGCACCAAGACCCATGACCGGCTGGTGCGGATTATGCGCGCCGAACTGGCCAGGCGCGTCGCCGTCTGACGCGGCGGGGTCCGCTGCCGATCGACCGGATCAGAGCCCACCCACACCGACCTGAATCCTGAGCTGACGAGGAACGTTGATGCCAAGCGCCCGTGCCAAACCGACCACATCGCCCAAGCCCGTCTCGCTGGCGGTCCGCTACAACACCCAGCAATCGCGTCAGGCGCTGATCCGCCTCGCCGCCGCGCTCGCGCCAATCGGGTTCTTTGGCGTGCCGAAGCTGCCCTCGCCGGTCGGCGGGTATGACTGGAAGGGCTGGTTCTGGCAGGGTCTCGAACCCACCCTGATGCAGTCCTTCCCGCCGGCGGGCACCGCGCCGATCCCGCCCCAGCCCCTGCTGACCTGGCTGTACCTCGCCTGGGCCGTTGCCGGGTTCTGGCTGATCGGCAGCCTGATCCAGCACCTGATGAGTTTGTACGCGCAGCGGACCCGTCCCCTCACGCTGGAGCGGACCTATCTGCGGCTGCGCACGCCGTTTAGCGTGACGCTGAAGCCGGAGGATGGCGTGACGCTGCTCCGGACGCTCCACGGCCTCCTGCCCCGCGCCAATCTGCTGCGCGGCGACGGCACGCCGGTGGTGCTGCGCTGGACCGGGCGGCCCGAGCTGGCGGTGGTCCAGGGCCTGAGCGTGCAGGGACCGCCCACCCTGGTCACGAGTCTGCAAAAGGTGTTTCAGGGCGTGAGCCGCGGCACCAAGATCGACGTGCAGCCCGACCCGCTGCTGGCCGAGCTGCAGCCGGGCCGCGTCGTCTGCTGGACCGACATCCAGCTCCAGGGGCCGGAGGCCCTGGCAATCGCGATTCCATCCCGCGAGAGTCCGCTGCTGAGTGGCCTGCTGCAAACGCTGTCGCCGCTGCGCGACTGTTTTGTGAGCGATTTCCAGATTCTGCTCCGCCCCGTCGCGGATCGCGCCTGGCGAACCAGGGTGCTGGCGATGCTGGAGCGGCTAAAGCTCGACGCCGGGTCGAGCGAACAGCGGGTGCTGGAGCAGAAAGCCGCCGGACCGGCCTTCGACCTGCATGTCCGGGCGATCGTCGTGGCGGCCTCGCCGGAAGCGGGACAGACGATGGTCACCACGATCTGCGCGGCGCTGGCCGCCTCAGCGCAGGCGATCGCCAACGCGGAACAGCGGCTCGTCGCCGGCCCGATTCAGGTGCTGCCGGCGGTGATTCCCGCGCCGCCACCCTTCCCCGTCACCCGCGCGCGACTCGCCTGGGTTACGGGCGTGATCCTCGCCGCGGCCGTTCTCAGCGCGCTGGTTGCCGTGTCGAGAACCCCCCTCTCGTCAGGGCTGGGACCGGCGATCTGGGCGCTCCCCGTGCCGCTCGTCGCCCTGCCGCGCGCGGTTCTCGGCACGCTGTGGTACCGGAGGACGCGGGCCGGTCTGCCCCAGCGTCTCGCCACGGTACTCGCGAGCGTGATGCCCGTTCGCAATCCGCGCGTCGTGCCGATCTGGAGCGACTGGCTCGGTCATCGGTCCTAATATCCCATCCACCCAAGCAACCAAGGAGACCAGCATGATCTTAAGTGCCGCCGAAATCGCCACCCTCTGGTGTCCGCCGACCGCCGACTTCGCCGATCGGGTCGAGCGGGTGATGGCCCAGTGGCTGCCGCCGCCCGCCAACGCCTTTATCGATCCCCACAATCCCCACCACCTCGCGATGGGGATGGGCGAGCGCAGCGACGGGAGCTGGGCGCCGATCGGGATGCCCTACGATATGTTCCGCTTCATCGCCTGGATTACCGCGCCGATGGGCCGCGGCAAGTCGGTGATGCTGCTCAACTATATGCAGGGGCTGCTCCGCGCCGGGGCCGGGTTTATGGGCCTGGACTGTAAAGCGAAAGATCTGGTCAACACGGCGCTGCCGATTATCCCCCTGGGCCGGGAAAAGGACGTCACGATCGTCAACCTGGACGGCTCGCGGATCACCGGCGAAGACCTGCGACCGGGCATGAACCTGCTCAGCCCCACGCTGGCGAAATCGCTCGGCCTCGACCCGTCGATGATGGCCTCGACCGTCCTCGACATCTTTCCGACGCTCGATCCGCGCTTCAACGAGGCCGTCGGCATCAAGCAGTTTGCCAACTTCGGCATGCTGGCGCTGCTCGGCGGCGAGCCGCAGCCGACGTTGATGCACCTGATCCGCTTCTTCGGCGACGAGGACTACCGGGCGCAGGTGGTGGGGCGGCTGCCGGGCGCGTTCATCCAGGTCCAGGACTTCTGGGACCGCCGCTTCCCGGAGATGCCCCAGACCCAGCAGGCATCGCTGGCCTCGTTCGAGCGGCGGCTTGACCAGCTGATGTCGTTTCCCGAACTGCAGGCGATGCTGGTCGCGCCGTCGTGCAGCATCGACCTGCGCAAGCTGATGGATAGCAACGGCATCCTGCTGATGGGGGTGAGCGCCAGCCAGGGTCAGATCGCGTCGATCGCGATTACGCTGCTCCTCACTCAGCTGCGCCTGGCCGCGCTGTCGCGCACGAATGTCCCCGAAGCCCAGCGTCCCGACTGGCCGATCATCGTGGACGAGGTGCAGGTGATCGCCAACGACAACATCCCGCTCTTCAAGACGATGCTCAGCCAGTTTCGCTCGATGCGGATCGGCCAGGTGTATGTCCACCAGGGCCTGAGCCAGCTCGACGCCGAGGTGATGGGCGCGCTGGCCGATAACGCCGGGACGCGGGTGATCCTGGGCTGCGAGGCCGACGACGCGAGCACCTATGCCAGCCTGTACCGGGCGCTGGGCCTGACCCAGACCGACTTTACCCAGATGGAAGTCCACCCGGTCCACAACTACGCGCTGCACCAGTATCTCAAGCTGGCCGGGCGCGGCAACCTGTTCAGCGCCGAGCCACTGCCCAAGCCGGAGCTGGTCCAGGAAGAGCCGCCGCCACGGGTGTACCGCAACTGGCGGACGCTGCTGGCGCCGGCGGCCAATAGCCGGGAGCGCGAGCTGGATGCCACGATCTTACGGTTTCATGAGCTGGCGAAGGTGCGCTGGGACGAGGCGGTGCAGCGGCTGGGCGCGGTCTGCATGCACAACCCGGCGGCCTTCGACGCCTTCTGCGCGCGGACCAAAGCCCACCGTCAGGCCCGGCGGCAGTTCATCCTGGATCATCCCGGCTGCGTGCGGATCGACCCGGAGCTGGAGGGGCAGGCAGCCATCCAGCAGCAGAAAGTCGACCGGATTCGCATCCTCTCCGATCTGGGATCGGGCGTGCCGAAGCTAGAAACCGAGGCAATGGCGTTCGCGCTGCTGATGGCGTCGCGGGAGGCGAGCCAGGTGCGTAAAGAGCGGGCGGCGGCGGCGGAAGCCGCCAAGAAAGCCGCGAAGAAGGGTGGTGGGAACGCGCCGCCCCAACGTGTCGCGCCGGCCGGTCCGCTGGGCGCGCCGACGGCCGAGGAGCTGATGCAGCAGGACACCGTGGCAGCCCTCGCCGCGGAACGTGACCGGGCGACGCGGACCCAGCTGGACACGATTCCGACGCTCGACGAGCTGATGGCGGCGCGGGGCAAGCGGCGCGCGGCCGACGATCTGGTGGGCGGCTTTGAAGGCTTTGAACCGGACGTGGACGCCTAGCCGGCGTCGCTCGCGTCCCACGTACCATATCTGAAAAGGACTCATTCCATGACAGCGATTTTGCCGATTGAAGATCTGATTGGCCTGGGCGACGAGCGGGACATGGCGGTCCTGCGCGCGCTCGGACGGCTGGAGTTCATGGCCAGCCGGTGGCTCAAAGACCTGTTTTTTCCCAGGGTGGATCGGACGACGATGTTTCGCCGCCTGAGCCACCTGGTCAAGCTGGGCTTGATCTGGTACACCCAGACGGCGCATGCCGACATCGCGCCGGCCAGGACGGGGAGTCGGCAGCGCACGCTGAAGCTGCCCTACATCTACGGGCTGACGCCGGAAGGCAGGAATCTCCTCGACGCGCTGGATCTGGAACCCTACGCGCCGAGCCTGGCGGCGCTGCGGACGCGGGATCGCCGCGCGCCGGACGTGCCGAAAGCGCAGCTGGCCCACGATCTGCTGGCGGCGTCGTGGTGCGTGTCGATGATCGACGCGGCGCGGCGCTGCCCGATGGTCGACGCGATCTTCTGCCATGTCGAGTATGTGAGCGATCCCCGCCAGCGGATCGACGCGATCCTGGTGATTCGGTTCAACACGCAGCAGCGGACCCAGGCGCGATCCGGGTGGGACATTCCCTGGCATGACGGCTCGCCGGACGGTCCGCAGCATCAGACGGTGCGGCTGGCGCTGGAAGTGGACCGGGGCACCGAGCCGTTGAAGGTGCTGCTCGGCAAAGGCTTGATGTACCGGACGCTGACGGCGGAGCGGGTGTATCACCAGACCCTGGGCGGCCCCGTGCTGCCGGTGTTTCTGGTGCCGCCGGGCAAGCGGGCAGCACAGATCGCGCGGGAATGGCAGGATGCGTGGCCGGGCGGACCGGGCGTCATCTCGACGCCGAGCAAGGCGACCCATCCGGTGTATGGGGCGCTGTGGGGGGAGTATCTGACGTTGAAGGATGTACCGCCGCAGCGGGCGAATCTCCTGGGATCGCTGGTGGGGTCACCAGACGCCTGGGGGTCGCTGGTGGCGGCGTGGGTGCCGGAATTGCCGGAACGACTCACGCCGGCGCCCGTGACGGGTCGCTAAGTCATGCGACAACCGACGCCACAACCGACGCCACAACCGCGCCATAACCGACGCGATAACCGACGCCATAACCGTGCAACAACCGCGCCATAACCGCGCCATAACCGCGCCACAGACGATGGGGTTTCGGCGCTCCCAGAGCGGAAAAACCGCCCGACATTATACGTGCATGCGGCCCCGATCACGAGTCCGATCCGCAGCTCGGATGGGCCAGTCCGGTTCCAAGGTCAGGACACGCATCCGGGCGATTCGCGCTGCTTCGGCGAGGCGGAGCCAGGCGACACAAGGCGGGGCAAGGTGAAGCCCTGCATCTGCCCTGCATCTGCCCTGCATCTGCCCTGCAATCTGCCCTGCATTGCATTGCTTCTGCATTGCTTTGCATTGCTGCTGCCCTGCGAGCCAGGTGGTGCTGTGACTGGGGACGCGCGCGATCCCACTCCCAGGGGGACGCACGGAGCATCCGAGCGCCAGCGAGGGAGCGAGCGTGCTAGCCCCCGGTGCGAGCGCCGCAGTCCTGGGTCCGCGCCGCGCTGGGTGGAAGCGACCAGGCCATGTCGGCAGGATATGGCTGGAGCGGCTCGTCGGCGGGTGCGCAGGGGCACGTCGGCAGCGTACACCAGGTCGGCAGCCGCAGGCGGGCAGAATGGGACTAGGGACGCGCGCGTGCCAGGTGGCGATCGCCGAAGAGCAGATCGGCAGACCTGGCAGGTCAGCGAGTAGGAGCGCGTGCGTCCCTACCCTGGGCAGGCGTCGCAGGGGATGTGACGGGTGAGATCCTTCGAGTATATTGACATAACTAAACAGGTGTCACATGGTGATCGGGAGCGGTCGAAACAGCCGCAGGCGAGATGTGACGGACCCGCCGCCGGGGACCAGGACGCCCCTCAGAGCGGCCAGGAACGGCGCAATCGAGCCGATCCACCAGGAACACCGGAATCATAGCAGCACGGCCTCGATACGCGCCTCCAGCGGCACGTGCGGGCCCACAGTGCAGAAAGGGACGTCGTCATGTCGGGCTTTCAAACACATCTGATCATTGGGGCGGTGGGCGGCCTGGGCCTTGCCCGCTGGCTGGACCATACCCAGGTGCTACCGCTGCCGAGCGGCGTCTGGCAGCTGGGCGCGCCGATCATTCCGCTCGGCCTCACGGGCCTTGGGATCATCCTCGGCTCCGCGCTCTTAAACCTCTGGCCGGATCTGGACGAGCCAGGATCGTGGATGTCCCGCCGGTTGAAAGCGGCGGTGGCCCTGATTGCTGCGCCGCTGGTTGGCCTGGTCGGTTATGCCCTCGCCGCGCAGGGACGGCTACCGATGCGTCCCGAAGGTGCCGCCGTCGTGGGGCTCCTCCTCGGCGCCCTGCTCGTCGGGCCGCTGCTCGGCTGGTTGCTGCTCCGGCTGATTCGGATCGGCGCGGGCGGGCATCGCCGCCTGACGCACAGCCTCGTTCTTGGTGGCGTGCTGGCCGCGCTGGCGGTGGCGCTCTGGCGGAATGGACAGCCGATCTGGGCGCTCGTGCCGGCGGCGCTGGTCGGATCTCAGTGGCTGCATTTGTGTGGCGACCTCGTGACCGTGGCAGGCGTGCCCCTGCTGCACCCGATCAGCGCACGGGATTTCGGGTTGCCCAGACCGCTCGCCGTGGTCGGCGAACCCCTGATCACGGTCGTGGCCCTGCTCGTCGGCTCGTGGCTGCTCTGGGGCATGGCCGCATGATCGACCAGGGCGCGCTGGGCCAGCGGAACGGTCGCTCGATCGGGATCACCCGGCTCACCGTGCTGGCAACCGCCGGTCACGACGCTGGGAATCCCCTCGGCGACCAGCTGCACGGCCTGTTCATCCTGGCACGGCAGGCGGACGAATCGCGTGGCGAGACCTCGGGTCTGCGCACGGACCGGCGCGCGTCTGGTGGTAGGTGCATGCGTCGGGGTGGATCGGGCGGCAGGAGCCACGGATGCGGAGCCGCGCCGTCCGTCAACGGCCACGCACTGGGGTGTGACCTGCCGTGAGGACCACGTCTCGCCATGCGGGATAGTGCGTCCTGATGCGGCAAATCGCGTGGCGAGACCTCGCGATCATGCTCGTTGAGACCTGCGGATTGGGGCTGGACCGGCGAGCGCAAACGCCGGGATGGACGTTCGATCAGCGCCAGAAAGAAGGACACAATGACCCTGACGTACGACGCATTTTGAACCTTGGCGGTCGATGATCCGCTGTCCCCGGTCCGGGGATCACGAGTTCCTTTGGGTGAGGATCGCGCGCTCGCCGAGCAGCTGCGTGCCCACATCGTCGCCCATGCCGATGTGGCGAGCGAGGTGGTGCTGCGCCCGCTCGTCGGCGTGGCGCTCCAGCTGCCGGAGTGGGCCAATGCAGCGGAGGTGGCGCGGGCGATCGATGCCGAACAGGTCACGGCCGGCTTTCTGGATTTTGGGGGCCGGTGCTGTGTCGCGGTGCCAGCCGCGGGGGAACACCTGGAGCAGACGGCGCATGCGGTGGCCAAGGTGCTGCATGGCCTGCTGGAGATCCACACGCCCTACATTAACCGCTACGCAGATGCGTGTGACGAGCCGGAGCTGCGCGCCGTGGACGACGTGGCGGCGATCGAGGCGGTTTGCGAGCTGTTGTCGGCGAACAGCGCGCTGATCCGCCAGATTCAGGCGGTGCGCGCCCTCGCCCTCGCGCCGGAGCTGCGCGCGCTGCTCGACGAAAGCCTGCAGCTCGTGATGGACGAAATCCACGCCAGGCGAACAACCGGGCGTGTCGCCACATAAGGCAGATGTCTGCACATGCTGATTCAGGGCATCACAATCACGCAAACCAGCATGTCCAGACATGCCGTCCGCAGCCGACGCTACCAGGCCCTACGGCCTTCGACCGTGCGCACGGCAGGATACGGGGATGTCTGAACATGCTGATTCAGGGCATCACAACCACGCAAACCAGCGTGTCGAGACATCCGCCGCAGCAGATCGGCAGGCCCAGCTGACCGGTACGACCGATCCCGGTCCGAAGCCAACCGCGATCGCGGTCCGTCCGGTTCCGCCGTTTCGCTGACCGCGTGAGGGGGTGCGCATATACACCACCTGAACCGCACCGGCTTCAACGGCCTGTGTCGCTTCAATCGGCGCGGCGAGTTTAATGTGGCGTTTGGACGGTACACGACCACCAGGTACAGGCGCCATTTCAGTGCCTATGCCGCACTGCTTCGGCGGTGGCGAGGAATCTGGCTACCTGTGTCGAGATTACATGGAGCGGTACGTGATGAGTTGCGACCAGAATCGAAAGACGTATGTTGCCGCGTTGACGAAGCATGGCGGACCGCTCGCCGATGCGCTTGGTGGCTCGGTGATCGCCCCGAAGGTGCTGGAGGCGGTGTTCAATGTGGCGCGCAATCAGCCGTTGCCCGACGATCCAGCAGAACGAGCGAGCCTGCTCGTGCAGGCCGAGAGCGCGACGCGCCTGTTGTTTGCACGGATGCGGCAGGCTGGGTTCACGCCACCAACCCATGCCGCGAACGGCCTCCCCCGGAAAGATGCCCAGCGTGGCTATGGAGCCATTCACCAGACGATTCGCGCGATCGAGCAGCGGCAGAACCTGCCGAAGCTGGCACATGCGATTCTGGAACAGCACACGCCTTCTGGAGCAGCACGGCATGTCCTCAAAACACTTCCACGGGTTGCCGCTATCACAGAAGCTGAGCGCTTGACCGATGAGGATCGTGATGCGTTGAGCGTGGCATGCGACTATCTGCTGCGCAGTGACAGTCCGGTGCCGATCCGCGCCTGGTCCGAGGCTCGGAACACGCCTGATTGGCAGATCGCCGCTCGTACCACAGCACGCGCTATTTCCCTGCTTGCCGCCATGCCAAACGCCGTTTCCTCGACCACGTTTAAGGACGATCCCGGCGAGGTTCCAATCGGTGCCCGCTTGACCCTTTCCTGTGGCTGCGTTTGGGAGCGCACGGCTCGGGGACAGCGTGAAACGTCTGCGGCGTGGTTTCGGTTGCGCGAACGGTGCGATGGTAGATGTCCAAACGACGCGCGGATCGGTGCTCGGCGATGGCTCCCGTCATCCGACAAAGATGCCCGCGTGCTTGGCCCGCAAACGTGGGAGGAGTGGGCGGTTAACAATGCCCATTGCCTACCAAAGGATGTGTTCGACAAAGATGATATTGGTCGGCTGATGGGGATACCTGACGAGCCAGCTACCAGCGAAATGGCACACGTACGCCGTGTCGAGCGAGCGCTGGTGTTTGCTGGTCGCTTCGAGCTTGTTCGTGGTGGATGGAATCCCCGTTATCGGCTCCGACAGACGGATGAGGCAGGGGTATGAGTTGCGATAACAACCGAGCAGCATTTACGACGAAGATGGCGGCAGACCCTGCGGTTGCCGCGGCGTTGGGCAACGGCGATTCCAACCTGGCGGCAAGCGTCCTTGAATCGGTGTACCAAACGGCGAAAAGCCAGGCTGAACGAACGGATCAGCGGCAGTGGCGATCCGGGGATATGTCTCCGTCGGCACGCGCGGCTTTCTTGGCAGCGCAAGCCGGGTGTACCGCGCTCTTCCATCGGATGCTCGCTGCCAAGCTCAAACCACCCGTCCATGGCAAGCCACGTCCAGGCCACTCCCTTGCGCTGCCGAAAAGCGCGGCTGCTCAAGCAGGCTATGCGGCGATCGAGCAAACGCTCCGCGCGATCGAGCAGGGCAAACCCCTCCCGGACGTGACGCATGATCTGCTCGCTGCTCGTGGCGTGAGGCAGCACC from Herpetosiphonaceae bacterium harbors:
- a CDS encoding metal-dependent hydrolase, translating into MSGFQTHLIIGAVGGLGLARWLDHTQVLPLPSGVWQLGAPIIPLGLTGLGIILGSALLNLWPDLDEPGSWMSRRLKAAVALIAAPLVGLVGYALAAQGRLPMRPEGAAVVGLLLGALLVGPLLGWLLLRLIRIGAGGHRRLTHSLVLGGVLAALAVALWRNGQPIWALVPAALVGSQWLHLCGDLVTVAGVPLLHPISARDFGLPRPLAVVGEPLITVVALLVGSWLLWGMAA
- a CDS encoding replication-relaxation family protein, with the translated sequence MTAILPIEDLIGLGDERDMAVLRALGRLEFMASRWLKDLFFPRVDRTTMFRRLSHLVKLGLIWYTQTAHADIAPARTGSRQRTLKLPYIYGLTPEGRNLLDALDLEPYAPSLAALRTRDRRAPDVPKAQLAHDLLAASWCVSMIDAARRCPMVDAIFCHVEYVSDPRQRIDAILVIRFNTQQRTQARSGWDIPWHDGSPDGPQHQTVRLALEVDRGTEPLKVLLGKGLMYRTLTAERVYHQTLGGPVLPVFLVPPGKRAAQIAREWQDAWPGGPGVISTPSKATHPVYGALWGEYLTLKDVPPQRANLLGSLVGSPDAWGSLVAAWVPELPERLTPAPVTGR
- a CDS encoding type IV secretory system conjugative DNA transfer family protein yields the protein MILSAAEIATLWCPPTADFADRVERVMAQWLPPPANAFIDPHNPHHLAMGMGERSDGSWAPIGMPYDMFRFIAWITAPMGRGKSVMLLNYMQGLLRAGAGFMGLDCKAKDLVNTALPIIPLGREKDVTIVNLDGSRITGEDLRPGMNLLSPTLAKSLGLDPSMMASTVLDIFPTLDPRFNEAVGIKQFANFGMLALLGGEPQPTLMHLIRFFGDEDYRAQVVGRLPGAFIQVQDFWDRRFPEMPQTQQASLASFERRLDQLMSFPELQAMLVAPSCSIDLRKLMDSNGILLMGVSASQGQIASIAITLLLTQLRLAALSRTNVPEAQRPDWPIIVDEVQVIANDNIPLFKTMLSQFRSMRIGQVYVHQGLSQLDAEVMGALADNAGTRVILGCEADDASTYASLYRALGLTQTDFTQMEVHPVHNYALHQYLKLAGRGNLFSAEPLPKPELVQEEPPPRVYRNWRTLLAPAANSRERELDATILRFHELAKVRWDEAVQRLGAVCMHNPAAFDAFCARTKAHRQARRQFILDHPGCVRIDPELEGQAAIQQQKVDRIRILSDLGSGVPKLETEAMAFALLMASREASQVRKERAAAAEAAKKAAKKGGGNAPPQRVAPAGPLGAPTAEELMQQDTVAALAAERDRATRTQLDTIPTLDELMAARGKRRAADDLVGGFEGFEPDVDA